ATTGGTTTTTGAGCTTCTTGACATGCATCTGCCCAAAACCTGAGCAAAGCCTCACCTAGCTTTGGATCTATGCTTACCAAACTTACCGGAGAATGTTGTAAGCATTTTACTAGCGATCGCTTACTATCTAATGCAGGCAGATATGGTTGTTTAACTCGTCCAGGCTGCTTTACCAACAGCTGACCCTGCCGCCACTGGAGTGTGCAACACCCACGATTATCTTGGTGTTCCTGGGTTACATCATATAAATTCTCTACAGTTGGAATTATTGAAGCTGTCATAATGTCTTTGGGTTTATACAGGAGTAAATTACTGAGGCGTTATCAAAGGCTATTAATGCCAAAGACCCAAATCCGAATCTTGTTGTAAGTCCAAAAAATTGGAGATAATTGAGGGCAAAAATATGTTATTGCTATTTGCCACTCAGCCAAGTACATATCGTCCAGAAGTTTGCTGGTGTAGAGGTTTACAAATCAACGTTACTATCAATATTCATGGGTAATCGGTATTTTCCGGTAACTACTGAAAGTAGAAATATGTAGAGGGAAATTACCCATAAATTTATATCTACGTTTAATTGCACTGAGGTGTTTCTTGTATCGATAAATTTACCAAAACCAGTCTGCTCTTATCTTCTAGCCTTTGTGAAGTGCTTTAATCTCTAGAATATAAGACTATTTAGGAATAGCGATCGCTCAAATAAATTCTTTATTTACTCTTTAAAGAGCCAGTAATTTCTCTGAAAACCCATAAAGATAGCATAAATATACTAAAATTTTCCTGATAACAATAAAATTAAATTTGTTCATAAAAAAGTAGGGTAGCACATCTGTGCTACCCTACCACGTGTTGTATTTAAACAGATTACCTCCCCAACTCCTTAAATAAGTCAGGGAGCGATCGCAGCCATACTAGCTACTTTTCCACAGCTTGACGGAGAGCCAATTGCTGTTGTTTGATATAAGGTACGTAATTACTGCTAGAGTTTGATACCCCATTAGCTACAACCCCAATCAGGTTTAACTTACTTAGCATTGCTGTAGCCTGAGTCAACTGGCTTCGTGTCACAATACCAATGCTTGCCACCATGACCACACTACGACAAGATGATGCCGTAAGCATGGCATCCACCAAACCAAGAACTGGGGGAGCATCTATGAGTACCAAATCATAGTTTTCCTCAAAAGCTGCCATCAATTGCATCATTCGGGGAGAACTCAACAGATTAGCTGGGTCAGCAGGTTTGGGCCCAGCAGTTAAAATATCGATGTAGGCGGAACCTGCGTATTGAAGACTAATCTGGCTGGGTAGACTTGCATCACTCGCTAGTAGAGTTGAAAGCCCTTGTTCATTAGGAAGATTCAGTTGGTGGTGCAGGCTGGGATCGCGTAAGTTGGCATCAATTAGTAACACTCTTTTGTGTAAACGAGCAGCACTCATCGCTAAACCTAACGCCAAAGCTGACTTACCCTCATCTGGTAAAGCTGAGGTAATCATCAAAGATTTCAAGTTAGCAACAGTATTTAAAAGTTCAATGTTCTTGTAAATTAGATCCAGCGATTCCCAACGTGGTGGAGATTGCAATACCTGAATTGTCCAAGGGGCGAGAACTTCTGGCTTGCCAAAGGGCAATTTGATCATTGATTCTCTGGGTTTAGCTGGCGGCAACTTGGGGGTTGTTCCTAACAAAGGTAGAGCCATTTGCTTCTCTAACTCGGCAGTGGTATGAACTGCATCATCAGCCGAATCTCGAATAAAGGCAGCAATGCCTCCTAACATCAACCCAACCACAGCACCTAACAGCAAGTTCTGTTGGAGATTGGGGCCTAATTGTGCGCCTTTTTGGGGATCTTCTACCACTTCCCAATTAAATCCACCCTTGGAAAGTTCTTGCCGCAATTGCTGTTCTGCTCTTAAAAGCTGCTCTAACCTTTCACGACTAAATTGCAACTGCGGTAGCATCCGATTGTAATAAGCCAAAAGAGGCGGGAAGCGTTTGATTTCCAGACGTAGCTCGTTTTCTTTCTGAGCTAAACTTTGATCGCGGGCAGTTAAAGCAACTATAGTTGTCTGCGTTTCTACTAACTGACCAGCAAGGCTAAGATCAATTTGGCCAAGTTGTCCTTTTTCAAGAAGAGAGTCTCCAGAAGTGAATGCACTAGCAGACTTTTCACCTAAAGTTCTTCCTACTTCTTGTTGCAATAATTCCTTCTGACCTTGAAGCTGTTCTTTGAGCTTTTGCACACTTGGAGTCTGATCTGTAAAGCGTAAGCGTTCTTGTGCTAGTGCCAATTCGCTTTTTTGGATTTCGTTCAGTAAGCCTTGATAGCGAGTAGACTGACTCAGGCGAGAAGCAACTAGAGCATTTTGAGGAGAACGGTTAAGTTGTTCTTCCAAAGATTTTTGGCGTGCTAAGGCTTCGCCATACTGAGCGCGAGTTGTCTGTCTTTCTTGAGCGATATTATTTAAAGCTGTCTCAATCGCTTTGGCCTGTGACTCTGGATCAATTAAGTTCTGATTTCTGCGAAACCTTTGTAAATTAGTTTCAGATGCGTTTACTTCTTCACTAGCTTTACTTAACTGTTCCCTAATAATTTGCAGACCTTTTTGTAACCGTGAAGTCTGCTGTTGTTTGTTATATTCCAGATAAACTTGTCGAATTGCGCCCAGAACTTTTTGTGTTTTTTCTGGATCTCCAGCAGTGTATTCAACTTGAAAGATTTTTGTAGCAACATTATCTTCTTTGCTTCTCAATTGAGTTAAGACTAAAGAAGCTTTAATTTCACCTGTACTGATATCTGGATAATCAGACTGAAGTTTATCAACTGCTTTTTGGATAAGTCCAGAACTCTGCATCAAGTTAAGCTGAGTTGCAGTATCTATCACAATATTAGAGTCAGTAAACTGGCTATCTACCCCTGCTCCTTCTTTCTTACCTTGATAGTTGGATTCTACTAGCAGTTGCATTGAACTTTTATAAGTTGGTTTAGTTTTTAAAGTTACGATGCCTGCTATAGCAATAGAACTAATTAATACTGCTAAAAACCAAGGAAATCTTCGCACAAATACGGCAAACAATTGTCCGTAAGTTGGCTCAGTTTCAGAGGCTGGATTTATTTGAGGATTTAGACTAGTTTGAACCACTTTTATTATCCTTGTCTTTTCTACGAAAGGCTACGCCAACAAGACTTACGCTAAGAGATATCCCGAAGAGTACCTATTTTTTAACAACCCGCCGAGGAGGATATATAAAATAATAGGTAATCTTATAGTGTCAAGAGATTTCGAAATCAAATGAATATTTGATGCCCGCCACAAGCCTGGTTAATAATTTGCTCAACTTTCCCAAAGAATGCATTCTCTGAAAAGTTTGCTACTGCATGATTACGGATGCGATCGTAATCCCAAGAAATGCTATTGGCTTCTAGTAATGCAGTTTGTAGAGATTCGGGTGTTTGTCTTTTGAAAAAGACTCCTGTTTCACCTGGTATTTGAGTATCTAATACTCCACCTGCACCATAAGCAATGACTGGTGTACCGCTAGCATTAGCCTCTACTGGAACTAACCCGTAATCTTCTAAGGCTGCGACAATAATAGACTTGGCTTTGGAAAACAAGTCTTTGCGGGTTCTATCACTTACGTGTCCCAAGAACACAATATTTTTTAATGCTTTAGATTTTAACCGTTCTAGTTCTGGCCCGTCACCTGATATTAATAAGCGCCATCCCAGCCAGTTAAAAGCTTCGACTATTATATCAAGGCGTTTATAGCTGATCATCCGGGCTGAAGCCAGATAATATTCATCTTTTATATCTGAAAAAACAAATTTACTAGTATCAATTGGATAGTTCACCATCATTGCCTTTTTGCCATAAATATTTTCAATACGGCGGGCAACAACACTAGAATTAGCAATGTAAAGGTCAGGTTCCTGTGCATATTTCAGGTCTACCTTTCTCATTACTTGAAATACTTGTTCAATTAAAGGTGCAAAATATCTATAGTCTCCGTACTCCCTTAAATAAGTTGCTGTATCCCATAAGAAACGGGTGACGTTATGGCAAAAGCAAATGTGGCGGGCGTTGGGGTTTTTTCGTACTGCTTTGGCGAAGCTGGTGCTACTGCTAATAATTAGATCGTAGTCTTGCAGATCCAAGGCGCGAAAGGCAGGAAAATATAGAGGAGCCATTGCCCTGAAATACTTTGCTGCACCAGGAATTTTTTGTAAGAAGGTTGTGTTAACGATGCGATCGCCTAGATCAATAGTTTTTTGAGGATCGTACAGAGATGTGAAAATGTCTGCTTCAGGATAACGCTTACAAAGCAGTTCAAATACACGCTCTGCCCCACCTCGCTGGGTTAAATAATCGTGGACTAGAGCAATTTTCATCAATTTGACCTAAAGTTTCGATCGGGTTTGTTTTAACGCTCCCCAGCAAGTTATTATCAACAACTTTAGTGTCCCGCAGTATAGCTTCCTATCCTCTTTACGAAATTCTGGCGAAAAATACGTTGATAGGACTTCGGAGATCCCCCCAACCCACGCCAGTCGCTCCACTTGGGGAGACCCCAAGACCGCGCTGGCTCCCCTTAAAAAGGGGGGCTTTTTGTAATTTTTACCCCCTTTTTAAGGGGGTCGCCGCAAGCGGGGGGATCTTATCCGAAACGTATTAGGGGTGTACAGCTGTACACCCCTACAGCCAATTCATTTGTCGCAAATATTTTTGGAATCGATATTACCCAACTGCTACCAAGATTTTTTCTGGGGCGAAATAATTGTTTTGCTCAGTTCTTAGTTGGTCGCAGAGTCTGCCTTCAGGTAATTCTACATCCTCATAAGTGAGAACTTGATCCTTAGAAATATCTCGTTTGAGGCGACATCCTTCAGCTAAACCAATTGGTAGGAGATTTTGCTGTTGGACGATGGGGTAATTTTCACATTGTCCGTAGGTCATATAGTAACCGATGCCATCTAGGGTTTCTCCAGCTTTCAGGTCGATTTTGGCGGTGGTGACAACATCTACTAACGGGCCTGCTAGCGGAGACATTACAGCATCACCGAAGAGGACAGCACGCGCTACGGACAGGGGAACTTCAAAATGACAGAGGTGATAAGGAGTATAGAAGCTGTAAAGAGGGCCTTCGCCTAATTTGTATAAGTTGAGATAGTGCTGTTGCTTGGGGTCGTCGTGAGTGGCAAATACATATACGCCTGGGCCTGGTTTTGCTCCAACTACATAATCGACAATACCGCCCAGTTCTTTGAGTTGTTCAACGTCATATATATGGGCCATTTCATCGACATAACCGTTGAAGTTATATCCCAGCATTCCCCGTTTGGCGACTTTCATCCCTGTGGCATTGGCAACGATCGCTTGCTCAAAGGAAATTTTGGTTCCGTCTGCAAAGCTAGCCACCATGTGGGGCTTTTGACCCCAACGTTTAGCAAATCCTTCCTGGGTGGTGGGATTGCGATAAGGGTCTTGGAGTCCTTTAATGTTACCGCACAATAACGGAGTTAGACCAATGCTTTTGACAAAACGGTAGAGGTTCATTTGCACCCCTGGCTGATCGCCATCACAGGCGCTGAGAATCACACCTGCTTTGTCAGCATAGACTTTGAGGATGGGGCCAATGGTGCCGTCGAGTTCGGCATTCATCATGATCACATGCTTGCAATGAGCGATCGCTTCCATTACGATGTGAGCGCCAAATTCCACTGCACCTGTGACTTCGATTATGGCCTCGATGCCCTCAGCCCGACACAGTAACTTAGCGTCTTCTGTGACTGCATACTTACCGTTTGCGATCGCATCTTCTAATTCGCTGACAGTTGCAACAACTTGAATATCTTCAATTCCTGCTTCCGAATAAGCTTGTTTAGCTGCATCAATCTTGCGATTGGAGATAGCAACTAACTCCATTCCTGGCACTGAATTGACAATTTGGTTGGCAATTCCTCGACCCATAAAACCAGCACCGATCATTCCTACCTTGATAGGATTTCCTGCTGCTGCACGGGCTTGTAAGGCGCGATCGATAATAATCATGAACTAAACTCCTTTTTGGAACTGTTGGTTGTGATACAAATTCTCTATAAACTTGTACTTAATAATTTTTTACAGCCAAATATTAAGTACATTTTCATGGGAATTAAGATTAGCTATGGCTACTAACTGGTTGTTTGCTAGGCGCTATAGAACCAGTCTGTTTTTCCTGGCTGTGATTTTCGATAATTTGCTCTACAACATTTCTGTAAACTTGAGCAAATTTTTCTTTAGTATGATTTGCTCTTGCATATTCCCATGCCTGACGAGACATTAGATTTAGGTCTTCTACAGGCAAATTGGAAATACTTCTAACTTTCGCCTTAATTTCGCCAACAGAAAGATTATCGAAAATCACACCAAAATCATGAACATCGACACCAGATTCGTAGCTTAAAATGGGAATTAACCCAGCTTGTAAGCAACTGATTACTGCTCCTGACTGTCCTTCAGAAACGGAAGGATAAACAAGCCCTAGACAGTTATTTGTAACCTCTATAAAGTCAGGACTACTAACATTAATCCAACCATAAGTGTGGATGTTAGGTGTTTCGTACAGTTCTTTATAGAAAGCTTGCTCAAATTCTTTGTCATTACTTACTGGACCACAAACTGTTAAATGGTATTCCGGCATTTGGGCAAAGGCATCTAAAACTAAATCTAATCCTTTCAGGACTAAAGCACTACCACCAAACCACAGAAAACGCTTTCTTACCGCTTCAAAATCTTTCTTTTCAGGATAAGGATAAACGCTAGGCGAAGAAATTGGGATACGATACATTGGTTTTTTGGCATACTTAAATGTATCAGTTGTGAAATCATTACCCAACACAATCGCACAATCGGCATGGTCAATTCCCAAGTTAGGAACCTCAAATCGTTGTGGTTTTAAGGTGATACCTTTGCGCCGTTGTAGTTCTAGAAGCCTGTTGCATTCTGCTGCATTACGAAAGACCATATTCGCAATGTCAACGTGGAAAATTTTGATGCAATCTTTATTGAGTTTTGGTGCAAGTGCTTCCATCCGATGACGGATATCGATGAAAAATGCGTAGTGCTTTTGCGGAACGAATTTATCATTGTGGAACTGGATAACATCAACGTTGTAACCCAAGTCTAAAAAAGTTTGGGCTATTTGCCAAACTTCCCAGTACCAAGTATGGTCGTTAGGCATTAGCTGACCAGGTTTTAAGAGGAATGGCTCAATCCGATAAGAAAGAAGTACATTCCCCTTGGAAGGCTGTTTTGGCTTTAGAGAAACAACCTGTAAGGTCTTAGCGTAATTGATCCGAGCTTGAACTTTTTTGGAAACAAAAGAGATAGTTTTTTCGACACGAGATAAAATATTTGACATTTATTTCTACCCAAATTCATTAATTTAATATCTCAAGTTTTAATTAGTAATTGACATTTTTATGTACACCAATTCTAATTTTTCTCCTTTGCGGTTCGTTAAAAAAATAATTTTACGAACCATTTAATACCCCTGTCTTTATCTAGAAGTACCGCCAACTGTCATCATTCTTAACAAAGGCCAATTTAAATCTTTCTCAGATATTTCAGTCACATCTAGAGGCCAATCAATGGCAAAGAATGGGTCATCATAGCGTAAACCTCTCTCATACCCTGGCGTGTAAAATTCGCCTACTTGATATACAACTTCAGTCTCATCTGTGAGTGCTTGATAGCCGTGAGCAAACATTTCTGGAACATACAAAGCGCGGCGGTTTTCTGGTGTTAATTCCACACCAATATGGGATAAAAAGCTAGGAGATTCAGGGCGCATATCAATAATTACGTCATAGATAGCGCCTTTAGTACAGCGAATTAATTTCGTTTCTGCTGCTGGCAGAATTTGATAGTGCATTCCCCGGATAGTGCCTTTTTTGTAGTTAAAAGATAGGTTGCATTGGGCAACTGTTGGCTTTAATCCGTGTGCTTCAAATTCTTGAGCGCAGAAAGACCGAGCAAAAAAACCACGGTGGTCTGGTTTTTCTTCTAAATCAATAATGAATGCGTCTTTGAGTACGGTTTCAGTGAAAATCATTTGATTGCTTTGAGGTAAATGTTGATTAAAGAAAAGAAACAAACCACAGAGGCGCAGAGGGCACGGAGAGATGAGAGTTTGAGATATATTTTGTGTTAGTAATCTAGAAATTTCATCGGGTGCAACTCCTTTCTTTCTCTTCCTCTATGTTCTCTGTGCCTCTGCGGTTAATTAAATTAGATATTCTTCTGGCGAGAACGTTTTTAAGTCGAAGCTTTAACTGCATCAGATGCAGAACGTAACTCTGCTCTGGGATAAGTATCATCCCAGTATTGGGTGCAGAGGTCTGGCCGTTCAGGAGGATTGGCGGTGTAACAAAAGAATAGTGTTGACCGGTCTTCTGTACGAACTGTGCCGTGATGTAAAGCATTTTTCGTATCTACAATAATGACTGTACCTGCTGGACCTGGGCAGGATTTCCAAGCTGATTTGGGGATGACTGGTTTTACTTGTTCATCGTCGATACCCATATAGCCTGACTTCCAAAGTTTGTAGTAAAGTCGAAAATAATTCCAACTAAATAAGGAAGTTAACGAGCGAGGGATGTATTGAAAAGGCCCAGTTTTTTCTTCTACATCATTCAAGTAAATAATGATTTTGATAATCCGTCGGTCTTCGGCATCGCTATGCCATAGTAGCGTCCCAAACTGATGTTTACTCTTGAAATCTTTGCGTAAATGTACACCATGAAAAGCAATTGGAAGACCGATATAATTTTCGATGATGTTGAGTAGCCTTTTCTCTATCCCCCAGGCATAAAATTCTGGTAAACCTGTAACTGTATAAATTTGTGGCAATCTTTCATCTAGATGCTCATTGGTGGGATTTTCCATCTGAAACAATTGATGGTGAGCAGCTTTGAGCAGTTCTGAGCTAGAGTCGAACCCTAAATCTGCCAAGTTGGTGACGCAAACACCATCTTTTTTGAGGGTCTTAAGGATGTTGCGATCGCTTCCTGCTAATGCTGGCAGATTTTTGCTATGCTTCCAACGAGCTAGGTAATATTCAAAGTCAGATGAGAGTGTAGCTATTTTGCGTTTAATCGCTTTGAACATGGCGCAAATCCTTCTCTTATTGATATATAGTTGTTAGTAATTAGTTAGTTTATGGCTTATAGGTACGTACTTCTTCAGTAGATATTTCGCTTGATTCTGCTAAACCGAATTCTTTAGAAACCATCACATCAAAAGCACATAAGCTGACTAAAGCCAAAAATGGAACTACTGTTTTGATGGCAGACATCGGCCATCTTCTTAAAGCACCCAAGAAAACTTTTAAGTTGACTTCTTTACCGTTCTGCAAAAGCATCCGTCTACAAAATTGCTTAGAATATCCACTCTGCTCTAATTTCAAAATCACTTCAGGAATATGTTTGTATTGCATTAACAGTGCTGACTTTGGTTCTTTCTGCCAATAACTCACACCAACAACACATTCTAAATAAGTCTCTTTAGTGACAATTACACTACCATTAGCAGCACAATATCCGGCTAAATATGCTAAAGATATCCAGTTATTCTCAGCATCTTGCCAATCTTGTAGAGCGCGTTTTACTAAGTCAGTGCGATAGACTGTAGCAGTTAAAAAAATGACTGCGCCGACACTTTTTGAAAAACAATGTTCAAATATGGCTTTACCATCACCCTTACCATCTTCACTATCAACATCAAACCAGCGATTACCAACGATTGTTGGTGGATGAACTGGTTCACCAGTCAGTTGGTTACGACCGGAAAAATTGAGGAACAATAATGTTAAATCTTCGTGTTGTTTAAGTTTGCTAATCACATAAGCAATTGCTATATCTTGAATTGGGTCATCATCGCCGATTGTCCAAACATATTTTGTTGTTGTAGACTTTAGGCAATACATAATATTTTTAACTACGCCTAAATTCTTTAAATTCTTATTTGATTTAAATGTAATATTGTTAAGTATTGCTTGCCATTTTTGGATTACCTCTTGAGTATTATCTGTTGAACAATTATCGGAGACTAAAATCTCACATTCATCTTCAAAACCTTTGATAGCTTGAGCCAACCATGTTAGCTGTTTATCAAGTAACCCGGCACGATTATAAGTGGGTATGGCAATAGTCAGGAGTTTATTCATATTAAGCTTAAATCTATAGTTAAAAGGCTACTAACAACAGCTTGTTGATAAACAAGTTGCTTTTAAGTGGATTTTTTGATATTTGACAACAAAAGCTTTATGAAACTACGCCTTTTAGTTACTTTTTACCTATTGTCTATGCTCATAACGGCAACAATAAAATAGTAATAAAAGGCGCTTTTTGGGTTATAATTAGTAATTACGATGCTATTAAAAGCCTATCCGGAATTGGACACGGATAAATTTTTACTTCAGGAATTGGTACAACAAACTGTCCACCCCACTCGCCAATAAATGCCATTTGTTCCATAATTTCCTCTTTGAGATTCCAAGGTAAAATTAGGACATAATCTGGTTTAGTTTCGCGGATTTTGTCTGGTTCAAAGATGGAAATATGAGTCCCAGGCAAAAATAAGTCTTGTTTGTAAGGATTGCAATCGACTGTGTAATCGATAAAATCTTTCCCAATCCCACAGTAATTAAGCAATGTGTTGCCTTTGGCTGGTGCGCCATAACCAACAATTGATTTTCCTTCTGCTTTTGCACTCAGAAGGAAATTTAATAGCTTATGCTTTGTTTGTCTGGCTTTTTCGCCAAATGTAATATAAGTCTCTATCCGATGCAGTCCAGCAGAAATTTCTTTTGTTTTTAGATGGCTAACTCGGTCACTGATGCCAGGACTATCAGCATTGTCATGTTTGGCATAAATTCTTAGTGAACCGCCATGAGTTGATAATTCCTCCACATCAAAAAGTTGCAAATTGTGTGCTGCAAAAATCTTTTCGATAGCAAGAAATGAGAAGTAAGAAAAATGCTCGTGATAAATAGTATCAAACTGATTTTGTTGAATCAATTGCAATATGTGAGGAAACTCCATCGTCAAAATACCATGCGGTTTGAGGATGAGTTTCATTCCAGCTATGAAATCATTTAAATCTGGTACATGAGCTAAAACATTATTGCCTATCAAAAGATCGGCTAGTTTTCCTTGTATCACAAGTTCTTTGGCAGTCTCAACCCCAAAAAACTTGTTGATACTAGGAATACCTCTATCTTGAGCTATCTTAGCTATATTTGCGGCTGGTTCTATTCCTAAAACTGGGATTCCCTTTTCTACAAAATATTGCAGTAGGTAGCCATCGTTGCTGGCGATCTCAATAATTTGATTATGACGATTAAAGCCAAATTTTTCTACCATCATATCGGTGTAAGCTTTGACGTGCTTTAGCCAACTTACTGAGTAAGAAGAAAAGTAAGCATAATCGCTAAAAATACGATCGGGAGTTTCAAATTGTTCTAATTGAACTAAAAGAGTGTCTTCAGACACATAAGCATGGAGCGGATAAAATTTTTCGGCATGATTTAGCTGTTCTGCTGTCAGATAAGCATTGGCTAAAGGTGACATTCCTAAATCAATAAAGGTTTGGTGCAGAGGTTGACCACTAAAACGGCATTTTGCGTTCGCCATAAATTTCAACTCACTGATTACAAATAATTTGATGGATGAAATAAGTCCGAACCAAATATTGTTGATTCGGAAACTTAGATTATTTCTTCTTTGCTGCTAGGCAGCTCTATCTACTTTTTATTCCAGAAGAAATCTTTGTCAATTTGCTCGGTGCGGATTAGATACTCTAGCTGTTTTAAGCGAGTAAATCCTCTAAACAAGAAAGTGTCTTCAGCCATATCTATTTGGCTAAATAAATCAAATAGCTGCTGGGCACCAAGTCGGGCATTCCAATCACATTTAAATCCGGGGAGAATTGTGTTGATTTTCTCGAAGGATACCCGATAGCTGCGGTTATCTGAGCCGTTGTCACCAAAGGACAATTTACAATCTGGGAAAATATCAGCAATAATTTCTGCGATTTCTTTGACACGATAGTTGTTTGCTGTGTCTCCCACGTTGAAGATTTGGTTATGTACAATATCTCGTGGTGCTTCTAAAGCACAGACTATTGCTTTGCAAATATCCAGTGCGTGGACTAATGGCCGCCAAGGTGTACCATCACTGGTCATTTTGATTTGTTTGCTAGTCCATGCCAACCCAGCTAAGTTGTTTAAAACAATATCAAAGCGCATTCTGGGAGAAGCACCAAAGGCTGTGGCATTCCGCATAAAGGTGGGAGAGAAATCATCGTCAGCTAGTGGTGTGACATCCCGTTCTACTAGAGTTTTGCACTCTGCGTAGGCTGTTTGGGGATTAATTGGGGATTCTTCTGTGACATCACCTGCGGTAGCAACACCGTAGACACTACACGAAGACATATATACAAAACGACGCACACCCATAGCTTTAGCTAGGCTAGCGAGACGAACTGAACCTACATGATTAATTTCGTAGGTAATATTGGGTGCTAATTGTCCGGCTGGGTCGTTAGAAAGTTCCGCCATGTGAACTATTGCTTCAACACCTTCCAAATCATCAGGGGTGATGTTGCGGATATCTTTGTTAAGGGTTTTAGGTGTTACCCCATTAGCGTTGTATAGCCAACCAACTTTATAGAACCCTGTATCTAGGCCGATAACTTCATGTCCACGTTCGATTAACAGAGGCGGTAATAATGAACCTAGATAGCCTTCTGTTCCAGTTACTAATATTTTCATTGTGGTTAACGCCTTTGTATTGATGAGTTAAATTTTTCGTTTAGTATAGGCGCACAGATGTTCGCCCTAAAAGGTGTTGCATCCAAGAAGGAACCGCTATATTTTTCGTTTGTATGCAATCATTTGACCTCTCTCCTCTTAGGAGAGAGGCTTTGAATCTTGCTCTCATTCCCTTGTAGGGAAGGGGTTGGGGGTTAGGTCATTGGACTC
The Nostoc punctiforme PCC 73102 genome window above contains:
- a CDS encoding GumC family protein encodes the protein MVQTSLNPQINPASETEPTYGQLFAVFVRRFPWFLAVLISSIAIAGIVTLKTKPTYKSSMQLLVESNYQGKKEGAGVDSQFTDSNIVIDTATQLNLMQSSGLIQKAVDKLQSDYPDISTGEIKASLVLTQLRSKEDNVATKIFQVEYTAGDPEKTQKVLGAIRQVYLEYNKQQQTSRLQKGLQIIREQLSKASEEVNASETNLQRFRRNQNLIDPESQAKAIETALNNIAQERQTTRAQYGEALARQKSLEEQLNRSPQNALVASRLSQSTRYQGLLNEIQKSELALAQERLRFTDQTPSVQKLKEQLQGQKELLQQEVGRTLGEKSASAFTSGDSLLEKGQLGQIDLSLAGQLVETQTTIVALTARDQSLAQKENELRLEIKRFPPLLAYYNRMLPQLQFSRERLEQLLRAEQQLRQELSKGGFNWEVVEDPQKGAQLGPNLQQNLLLGAVVGLMLGGIAAFIRDSADDAVHTTAELEKQMALPLLGTTPKLPPAKPRESMIKLPFGKPEVLAPWTIQVLQSPPRWESLDLIYKNIELLNTVANLKSLMITSALPDEGKSALALGLAMSAARLHKRVLLIDANLRDPSLHHQLNLPNEQGLSTLLASDASLPSQISLQYAGSAYIDILTAGPKPADPANLLSSPRMMQLMAAFEENYDLVLIDAPPVLGLVDAMLTASSCRSVVMVASIGIVTRSQLTQATAMLSKLNLIGVVANGVSNSSSNYVPYIKQQQLALRQAVEK
- a CDS encoding glycosyltransferase, producing the protein MKIALVHDYLTQRGGAERVFELLCKRYPEADIFTSLYDPQKTIDLGDRIVNTTFLQKIPGAAKYFRAMAPLYFPAFRALDLQDYDLIISSSTSFAKAVRKNPNARHICFCHNVTRFLWDTATYLREYGDYRYFAPLIEQVFQVMRKVDLKYAQEPDLYIANSSVVARRIENIYGKKAMMVNYPIDTSKFVFSDIKDEYYLASARMISYKRLDIIVEAFNWLGWRLLISGDGPELERLKSKALKNIVFLGHVSDRTRKDLFSKAKSIIVAALEDYGLVPVEANASGTPVIAYGAGGVLDTQIPGETGVFFKRQTPESLQTALLEANSISWDYDRIRNHAVANFSENAFFGKVEQIINQACGGHQIFI
- a CDS encoding NAD(P)H-dependent oxidoreductase produces the protein MIIIDRALQARAAAGNPIKVGMIGAGFMGRGIANQIVNSVPGMELVAISNRKIDAAKQAYSEAGIEDIQVVATVSELEDAIANGKYAVTEDAKLLCRAEGIEAIIEVTGAVEFGAHIVMEAIAHCKHVIMMNAELDGTIGPILKVYADKAGVILSACDGDQPGVQMNLYRFVKSIGLTPLLCGNIKGLQDPYRNPTTQEGFAKRWGQKPHMVASFADGTKISFEQAIVANATGMKVAKRGMLGYNFNGYVDEMAHIYDVEQLKELGGIVDYVVGAKPGPGVYVFATHDDPKQQHYLNLYKLGEGPLYSFYTPYHLCHFEVPLSVARAVLFGDAVMSPLAGPLVDVVTTAKIDLKAGETLDGIGYYMTYGQCENYPIVQQQNLLPIGLAEGCRLKRDISKDQVLTYEDVELPEGRLCDQLRTEQNNYFAPEKILVAVG
- a CDS encoding glycosyltransferase, whose protein sequence is MSNILSRVEKTISFVSKKVQARINYAKTLQVVSLKPKQPSKGNVLLSYRIEPFLLKPGQLMPNDHTWYWEVWQIAQTFLDLGYNVDVIQFHNDKFVPQKHYAFFIDIRHRMEALAPKLNKDCIKIFHVDIANMVFRNAAECNRLLELQRRKGITLKPQRFEVPNLGIDHADCAIVLGNDFTTDTFKYAKKPMYRIPISSPSVYPYPEKKDFEAVRKRFLWFGGSALVLKGLDLVLDAFAQMPEYHLTVCGPVSNDKEFEQAFYKELYETPNIHTYGWINVSSPDFIEVTNNCLGLVYPSVSEGQSGAVISCLQAGLIPILSYESGVDVHDFGVIFDNLSVGEIKAKVRSISNLPVEDLNLMSRQAWEYARANHTKEKFAQVYRNVVEQIIENHSQEKQTGSIAPSKQPVSSHS
- the rfbC gene encoding dTDP-4-dehydrorhamnose 3,5-epimerase — encoded protein: MIFTETVLKDAFIIDLEEKPDHRGFFARSFCAQEFEAHGLKPTVAQCNLSFNYKKGTIRGMHYQILPAAETKLIRCTKGAIYDVIIDMRPESPSFLSHIGVELTPENRRALYVPEMFAHGYQALTDETEVVYQVGEFYTPGYERGLRYDDPFFAIDWPLDVTEISEKDLNWPLLRMMTVGGTSR
- a CDS encoding glycosyltransferase family 2 protein, which encodes MNKLLTIAIPTYNRAGLLDKQLTWLAQAIKGFEDECEILVSDNCSTDNTQEVIQKWQAILNNITFKSNKNLKNLGVVKNIMYCLKSTTTKYVWTIGDDDPIQDIAIAYVISKLKQHEDLTLLFLNFSGRNQLTGEPVHPPTIVGNRWFDVDSEDGKGDGKAIFEHCFSKSVGAVIFLTATVYRTDLVKRALQDWQDAENNWISLAYLAGYCAANGSVIVTKETYLECVVGVSYWQKEPKSALLMQYKHIPEVILKLEQSGYSKQFCRRMLLQNGKEVNLKVFLGALRRWPMSAIKTVVPFLALVSLCAFDVMVSKEFGLAESSEISTEEVRTYKP